ATTACTTCTTTCAGTAAAAATTTCGCTGAATTTGAAATCATTAAAAACAAGGAGAACTTTGGCTTCACGCGCGCGGTTAATCAGGGTCTGCGGATTGCCGGTGGCGATTTTGTCTTGCTGCTCAATCCAGATACAATTATTCCTGAAAAAACCATTCCCCGGCTCATTGAACATTTGACGCAAAATTCGGCAGTTGGCGCGGTCTCTCCGCAGTTTAGAAATCCCGACGGTTCGATTCAGCCATCCTGCCGTCGATTTCCGCGGCGACGCGATGTGGGTTACAATGCTCTGGGTTTAAATTTGCTTTTTTCCAAAAGTAAAGAATTCAACTACTGGAAAATGGGCGATTTCGACCATCAGCAACTCCGCAAAGTGGAACAGCCCCAGGGAGCGTTTCTGCTTTTTCGCAGAGAGATTTTCGACAAAATTGGTTTTTTTGACGAACAATTTTTCATGTTTTTCAGCGATGTGGACTGGTGTCGCCGCATCATCAAAGCCGGCTGGAAAATTCACTTTTTTTCGGATGTGCATATTGTTCATGCCAGAGGAAGTTCCGTGCACCGCCATCAGGTAAAAATGATCAAAACCAGTCATTTGAGTTTTTACCGCTATTTTCAAAAATACTATCGCGGAATAATCAACCAAGCGCTAAATTACGGGATTGGCGTTTTTTTGCTATTCCTGATGATTGTCCGAATTATTTCTTATTATTTGCGGCCCAAAAAAGCATGAAAAAAGCGATATCAAATAAAATCATTTTTTTTCTTCTTTTTATCGGGAATCTTCAACTTCTGGCAACGGAAAAATCGCAGCCCCAGGAAATCATCGTCAAAATTAATAGCTCAACAAAAAAAGAAGCGCTTGCTGATTTTGTGCGGCAGCCTGGTTTGAGTTCGTTCTCCACTGCGGCACTGAAGCCACTTTTTTCTCCGATGAAAAATTTCCGCCGCGCTTTTGAAAATTCACCGCTGAGGCGCTATTTTAAAATTCAAGTTAGCGATGGTGAGCAACTGCAAAGGGCACTGGCAAATCTACAGGGCTCATCGCTCGTTGAGTCTGCGGAATTGAATCGAACTTTTCACGTGCTCGACGTTCCCAATGATCCGCGCTATGGCGAGCAGTGGTATTTGCAAAAAATTCAGATCGAAAAAGCGTGGGCGATTACAACCGGGGACAGTAGCGTGATTGTCGGCGTAATTGACACTGGCGTCGATTATTGGCACGAAGATTTGCGCGCTAATTTGTGGATTAACCCGGGCGAAGATTTGAACCAAAATGGCGTTGCCGATTCGAGTGATTTTAACGGCATCGACGATGATGAAAACGGATTCACGGATGACATCCGCGGCTGGGACTTCACCGATGCGCCGCATTTTCCGGACGGCGGCGACTATCGGACTCCGGACAACGATCCGGCTGACGAACACGGCCACGGAACTTCGGTTGCCGGAATTATCGCAGCGACTGCCAACAACAGAAAGGGCATTGCCGGAATTGCTCCGGCGTGTCGCGTCATGGCACTGCGCGCCGGCACTGCTCAGGGCTATCTTGAAGAAGACGACGTGGCAGCCGCGATCATTTACGCCATTGACAACGGCGCGAAAATTATCAACATGAGTTTCGGGGACGTGGCGACCTCTCCCTTGTTCCGCGATGTGATGGAATTTGCCCGGCAAAACAATATTGTGCTCATCGCTTCCGCCGGGAATACTTCGTCCGCAGAAATCAATTATCCCGCTGCTTTACCGCAGGTAATTTCCGTTGGTGCGTTGAATTCTTCGGACGCGCTGGCAGGATTTTCCAGTTACGGCGCAACAATTGACATCGTTGCGCCGGGCGTGCAGTTACTCACGACGGCGAAGAATGATTCCTATTTGCTTTTTTCCGGCACTTCGGCTGCCGCACCGGTTGTGTCAGGAGTTGCCGCACTGATTTGGAGTCACTCGCCGGATTTTTCCAATTCCGCGGTGCGAAATGTGCTCGTTTCTGCTGCCACAGACCTGGGCCCGCCCGGCTGGGACAATAAATTTGGCGCTGGCAGAGTCGATGCATTTCGTGCATTGCAAGTCGATCTGGCAACAGTCGCTCACATCAGTTTTCCGAAATTTGACCAGGGATTTGCCGGGTCTGAAATTCCGATTATCGGGACGGCCGCCGGCGCTTTCATGGAAAAGTACGACATTTTTTTTGGCATCGGCGATAATCCGACACAATGGTTTCCGGTGGCATCAGTGGACAAACGTCAGATAATTTCCGACACCCTAACTCTCTGGTCACCGGAAAATTTACCTGACACTTCAGTGGTATTGCGCTTGCGCGCGCAGAATTTTGACGCCAGCGTTGCGGAACATCGTGTGCGCATCTGGATCGATCGCACGCCGCCAGTTTTAAAAGAAATTTCCCAACTCGAAATGCTGGATGGCGCCAATCACAGCCAGCTCATTCAATTTAAAACCGATGATGTGACACAAGCCAAATTATTTTATCGGCGCGCAGGTAGTTCAGAAACATTTCGGGAAATCGATTTGCATTATGAAGTTCAGGAACATTGCTACAACTTTGATCTGCCCGGAGAGTTTGAGTTTTATGTGCAACTAAAAAATCGATCAGGATTAACGACTGTCGCTGATAACAACCGTCAGTTTTTCCGCATTTCCCTTACTGCTCCCTCCATTGATGTCAATCGTTTCAGTCAATGGGACCAACAATTAGCCCCGCTCTATTTGTTGAATGAAACAGTAGATTTCGACAATGACGGAAATCAGGAATTTATCGCTGCGCCTTACTCACCTGAATCAGGCTACGGACATTTTTCGCTGTTTGAATTTGAGGGCGGCAAATTTCAAACTACGGAAATTTTGCCGCAAGTTCTCATTCCGCGCGCTATAGGAGACATTAATCACGATGGATCCCCGGAAATTTTAGGCGGTGCCGGACCGAAATCAATGATTTTGTCCGGTAATGGGCGCGATCCGATTCCGCGGGAAATTGTCTGGGCAGATTCCGGCGATTGCTGGGCGAGCCGATTTGTCGATGTAAATAACGACGGAAATCTGGAATTGATCGTACGAAAATCTGGGGAATATCGCATTTACGAAATAGATGACGACTTTCAAACTAAGCAAATGGCTGAATTGCCAAATCCGACTTCCGGTACAAACTACACCGGAGTGCCGCACACAGAAGCCGGCGATTTTGACAATGACGGTAAGACGGAAATTTTGTTCGGAGACGGAGACGGGGATATTTACTTGTACGAGTACGCTGGCAACGGCCAGTTTGTCGCCACCTGGCAGCAAAAACTGCCGCTGGAAGATGCGACCAATTTTCTCGCCAGCGGCGATTTTGACGGCGACGGAATTCCGGAATTCGCCGCTGGCTGTCATTCGTCGTCCGATTTGGACCTGGAGCACGAATATGACGGCAGGTACTGGCTGGTGCGAATTTTCGACGCTGCCGGAGACGATTCATTTAAAGTCGTCTGGGAGCAGCGATTTTTCGGTTTTGCCGATCCGGCGGATTTTGCCAGCAGCTTCTCCAGCGGCGACATTGACAATGACGGCGACGACGAACTGCTGCTCAATCTTTTCCCTGATTTTTACGTCATCGATTTTGATTCGACAGGAGCCGGCTACCACGCAATTGGTTATTTCACGCCTTCGCGCAGCCACGCTAATCTCATCGCTGATCTGGACGGCAATGGCGAGAATGAATTTTTGTTGAATACAGGCGAAGCGACGCTGATTTTTCAGGATCGTTACGCTTCACAAACCTTGCCGCCGACAGGCCCTGCCGGATTTGACGCTTTTCCGCTGGATCAAAGTCACGTTTTTCTGCAGTGGCTGCCGGACTCAGCGGCAGACGGCTATCGCATTTATCGCGGAAATTCCGCCTCAAATTTACAACTTCTTTCTGAAACTCAGCTCAATTATTTCACTGATACTAACGTTTCCGCAGGAGTCAAGTATTTTTACACAGTCGCCAGTTTGTTTTTGCAAGGAAATTTTTCAGAAAGCCAACTCTCACCGCTCATCTCCGTGACGCCCGGCAATCGTCCCTGGATCAAATCCGCCAATTTCGTACCGCCGAATCAATTGCGCGTATCTTTTAACGAAAAGATGGATGCACTGATTTCCGATGTCGCAAATTATCGTTTACTGGAAACCGGGGAGCATCCTCGCTCCGCGATTCGCGATAAAAATTT
This genomic stretch from Calditrichota bacterium harbors:
- a CDS encoding glycosyltransferase family 2 protein: MKISVIIVTYNHEGEIVHCLQSLQESPLSSAMQILLIDNRSRDRTLDVITSFSKNFAEFEIIKNKENFGFTRAVNQGLRIAGGDFVLLLNPDTIIPEKTIPRLIEHLTQNSAVGAVSPQFRNPDGSIQPSCRRFPRRRDVGYNALGLNLLFSKSKEFNYWKMGDFDHQQLRKVEQPQGAFLLFRREIFDKIGFFDEQFFMFFSDVDWCRRIIKAGWKIHFFSDVHIVHARGSSVHRHQVKMIKTSHLSFYRYFQKYYRGIINQALNYGIGVFLLFLMIVRIISYYLRPKKA
- a CDS encoding S8 family serine peptidase: MKKAISNKIIFFLLFIGNLQLLATEKSQPQEIIVKINSSTKKEALADFVRQPGLSSFSTAALKPLFSPMKNFRRAFENSPLRRYFKIQVSDGEQLQRALANLQGSSLVESAELNRTFHVLDVPNDPRYGEQWYLQKIQIEKAWAITTGDSSVIVGVIDTGVDYWHEDLRANLWINPGEDLNQNGVADSSDFNGIDDDENGFTDDIRGWDFTDAPHFPDGGDYRTPDNDPADEHGHGTSVAGIIAATANNRKGIAGIAPACRVMALRAGTAQGYLEEDDVAAAIIYAIDNGAKIINMSFGDVATSPLFRDVMEFARQNNIVLIASAGNTSSAEINYPAALPQVISVGALNSSDALAGFSSYGATIDIVAPGVQLLTTAKNDSYLLFSGTSAAAPVVSGVAALIWSHSPDFSNSAVRNVLVSAATDLGPPGWDNKFGAGRVDAFRALQVDLATVAHISFPKFDQGFAGSEIPIIGTAAGAFMEKYDIFFGIGDNPTQWFPVASVDKRQIISDTLTLWSPENLPDTSVVLRLRAQNFDASVAEHRVRIWIDRTPPVLKEISQLEMLDGANHSQLIQFKTDDVTQAKLFYRRAGSSETFREIDLHYEVQEHCYNFDLPGEFEFYVQLKNRSGLTTVADNNRQFFRISLTAPSIDVNRFSQWDQQLAPLYLLNETVDFDNDGNQEFIAAPYSPESGYGHFSLFEFEGGKFQTTEILPQVLIPRAIGDINHDGSPEILGGAGPKSMILSGNGRDPIPREIVWADSGDCWASRFVDVNNDGNLELIVRKSGEYRIYEIDDDFQTKQMAELPNPTSGTNYTGVPHTEAGDFDNDGKTEILFGDGDGDIYLYEYAGNGQFVATWQQKLPLEDATNFLASGDFDGDGIPEFAAGCHSSSDLDLEHEYDGRYWLVRIFDAAGDDSFKVVWEQRFFGFADPADFASSFSSGDIDNDGDDELLLNLFPDFYVIDFDSTGAGYHAIGYFTPSRSHANLIADLDGNGENEFLLNTGEATLIFQDRYASQTLPPTGPAGFDAFPLDQSHVFLQWLPDSAADGYRIYRGNSASNLQLLSETQLNYFTDTNVSAGVKYFYTVASLFLQGNFSESQLSPLISVTPGNRPWIKSANFVPPNQLRVSFNEKMDALISDVANYRLLETGEHPRSAIRDKNFRAALLTFSADTLPQGNYYLLVTNVRDADRTPIDTTKNMTNFLVPQLTEKFYIQNGEFQSNGAIAVRFNLPVDENSALQKRNYSFDPPLALKSISVNQNAPAIVVLNLDKNQILPLQNNQILLTVQNICSRSGIPIVQGAGSQIAIPFIATSLSQAIIFPNPYISGQGTGKITFSNLIKGTSVKIATHEGRIIRSLRDENNNGTIHWDLKDDNGEEIASGVYVFFLV